A window of the Luoshenia tenuis genome harbors these coding sequences:
- the minE gene encoding cell division topological specificity factor MinE: MNLFAFLRRDKKSGNVARERLMAVVAQDRCDNSEAFLGSVRMDVVAALQKYMDVDEEQFRLELKRDRDGELVMSTLQASVPVLKLHLAGANAPAAKSV, translated from the coding sequence ATGAATTTATTTGCATTCCTGCGGCGCGACAAAAAAAGCGGCAATGTGGCGCGCGAGCGGCTGATGGCCGTGGTCGCGCAGGACCGCTGCGATAATTCAGAGGCCTTTTTGGGCTCTGTGCGGATGGACGTGGTGGCCGCGCTGCAAAAGTACATGGATGTGGACGAAGAACAGTTCCGCCTGGAGCTTAAGCGGGACCGGGACGGCGAGCTTGTGATGAGCACGCTGCAGGCCAGCGTGCCGGTGTTAAAGCTCCATTTGGCGGGGGCCAATGCGCCTGCTGCAAAAAGCGTATGA
- the rodA gene encoding rod shape-determining protein RodA: protein MRFKLPKRPNRAWYRNIDWMLPLLIVALGIYSLIGIASATATPTIPPDGVNFWEWLKMMNVYYVRLQLLWFVLGFVLLILTMTIDYKVYKRFADWIYWANVALLAALFIFSTASRGAVSWFKLGSRMFQPSEIAKIAIIIFLAKKIAACDGGIHSFKQLLPILGYFLLPFALILAQPDFGTALVFLSIFAGMMFLGGLRGRLIAIIAGSGIAAVPVLWMFILNDVQKQRVLVYLGLASDTGSSAYHVTQSKIAIGSGQMFGKGMFNTGAMSQLNYVPEKHTDFIFSVVCETFGFVGAMVLLGLYFLLIFRLIYMAYKLQDRFCSLIVVGVVSMLFFHIFENIGMTLGVMPITGIPLPLMSYGGSSVFSIMILLGLVMNVWLRRNRPPEIGGENHEHRIDSARQEEA, encoded by the coding sequence TTGAGATTTAAGTTGCCCAAACGGCCCAACAGGGCCTGGTACAGAAATATCGATTGGATGCTGCCGCTGCTCATCGTGGCGCTGGGGATCTACAGCCTCATCGGCATTGCCAGCGCTACGGCCACGCCCACCATCCCGCCGGACGGGGTGAACTTTTGGGAGTGGCTTAAGATGATGAACGTCTACTACGTGCGGCTGCAACTGCTATGGTTCGTATTGGGCTTTGTGCTGCTGATCTTGACCATGACCATCGACTATAAGGTGTATAAGCGCTTTGCCGATTGGATCTATTGGGCCAACGTGGCGCTGCTAGCGGCGCTGTTTATCTTCTCTACAGCCAGCCGGGGCGCGGTATCCTGGTTCAAGCTGGGCAGTCGGATGTTCCAACCTTCCGAGATCGCCAAGATCGCCATCATTATCTTTTTAGCCAAAAAGATCGCCGCCTGCGACGGTGGGATCCACTCCTTTAAACAGCTGCTGCCCATACTGGGCTATTTTCTGCTGCCGTTTGCCCTGATCCTGGCCCAGCCGGACTTTGGTACGGCGCTGGTGTTCCTGTCGATCTTTGCGGGGATGATGTTCCTGGGCGGGCTGCGGGGTCGGCTGATCGCCATTATCGCCGGCAGCGGCATTGCGGCGGTGCCGGTGCTATGGATGTTCATTTTAAACGATGTGCAAAAGCAGCGGGTGCTGGTCTACCTGGGGCTTGCCTCGGATACCGGCTCCAGCGCCTATCACGTGACCCAGTCCAAGATCGCCATCGGCTCAGGGCAGATGTTTGGCAAGGGGATGTTCAACACCGGGGCGATGAGCCAGCTCAATTACGTGCCGGAAAAGCATACGGACTTTATCTTTTCGGTGGTATGCGAGACCTTTGGTTTTGTGGGGGCCATGGTGCTGCTGGGGCTTTACTTTTTGCTGATCTTCCGCCTGATCTACATGGCCTATAAATTGCAGGACCGTTTTTGTTCGCTGATCGTGGTGGGCGTGGTGTCCATGCTGTTCTTCCACATCTTTGAAAACATTGGAATGACCCTGGGCGTGATGCCCATAACCGGAATTCCTTTACCTTTAATGAGTTATGGGGGTTCCAGTGTGTTTTCAATTATGATATTATTAGGGTTAGTGATGAATGTTTGGCTGCGGCGAAACCGGCCGCCTGAAATTGGGGGGGAGAACCATGAACATCGCATTGATAGCGCACGACAAGAAGAAGCCTGA
- the minD gene encoding septum site-determining protein MinD: MGKVLVVTSGKGGVGKTTAVANIGTGLAREGHSVALVDTDIGLRNLDVVMGLENRIIFDLVDVVDQTCKLEQALIRDRRFQNLQLLPAAQTRDKTAVTPEQMKKVIEALREQNDYVLIDCPAGIEQGFYNAIAGADKAVVVTMPEVSSIRDADRIIGLLNANGITSQELVINRIRPEMVRRGEMMRADDVLDVLGVPLLGLVPDDEQIIRSTNMGQPVVLDKHAPAGQAYRNIVRRIGGAQVPMMNLEGPQGWRRFWPGRLRQAR, translated from the coding sequence ATGGGGAAAGTACTGGTGGTGACGTCGGGCAAGGGCGGCGTAGGCAAGACGACTGCGGTGGCCAATATCGGCACCGGCCTGGCGCGGGAAGGCCACAGCGTCGCTTTGGTGGACACGGATATCGGCCTTCGGAACCTGGATGTGGTGATGGGACTTGAAAACCGCATTATCTTCGACCTGGTGGATGTGGTGGATCAAACCTGCAAACTGGAGCAGGCGCTGATCCGGGACAGGCGCTTTCAAAACCTGCAGCTGCTGCCCGCGGCGCAGACCCGGGACAAGACCGCCGTCACCCCGGAGCAGATGAAAAAGGTGATCGAGGCGCTGCGCGAACAGAACGATTATGTGCTGATCGATTGCCCGGCGGGCATCGAACAGGGGTTTTACAACGCCATCGCCGGGGCGGACAAGGCCGTGGTGGTGACCATGCCGGAGGTATCCTCTATCCGGGATGCGGACCGGATCATCGGCCTGCTTAACGCCAACGGTATTACCTCGCAGGAGCTGGTGATCAACCGCATCCGCCCGGAGATGGTGCGCCGGGGCGAGATGATGCGCGCGGACGACGTGCTGGACGTGCTGGGCGTGCCGCTTTTGGGGCTGGTGCCGGATGACGAGCAGATCATCCGCTCGACCAATATGGGCCAGCCGGTGGTGCTGGACAAGCACGCCCCTGCCGGGCAGGCTTACCGCAATATCGTGCGGCGCATCGGCGGGGCGCAGGTCCCCATGATGAACCTGGAAGGCCCCCAGGGCTGGCGGCGTTTCTGGCCCGGGCGGCTGCGCCAGGCGAGATAG